Proteins from a genomic interval of Medicago truncatula cultivar Jemalong A17 chromosome 3, MtrunA17r5.0-ANR, whole genome shotgun sequence:
- the LOC11444482 gene encoding F-box/FBD/LRR-repeat protein At1g16930, which produces MKTRRRNYNNDKKEDRISDLPDGLILHILSSLKVKQTVQTSILSKRWKNLWKHLPTLTLTSSHFKTLKAFTKFVTPLLSLRNVPTSLHTLKFIYNGTIDPRLFEKILNYAVSHNVNELQLKGTCDIQQLPSCFFSCNTLTSLRFKVSPKTLSKRILFPNSLNLPSVTSLYLWLVSFRGGDDPFSGFTKLNSLMLSDFKILGEQNLSISSTTLDKLEIEMMFLFENYYKIELSTPNLNMCMNLEMDSPAILSWLMELTDIESLAISSTTLQVLSLVPDLLKVKLPSLCNLKSLRVKMKRISYSLFKEQLPTRSKEEFAKLKESFKKGSSSIPDGIVDFLLQNSPSAEVLIIN; this is translated from the exons ATGAAGACAAGAAGACGAAATTATAACAACGATAAAAAGGAAGATAGAATCAGTGATTTACCAGATGGCCTTATTCTTCACATACTCTCCTCTTTGAAAGTCAAACAAACCGTTCAAACTTCTATTCTCTCCAAAAGATGGAAAAATCTATGGAAGCATCTTCCCACCCTTACACTAACTTCTTCACACTTTAAGACTCTCAAAGCTTTCACAAAATTCGTGACTCCTCTTTTGTCTCTTCGCAATGTCCCGACCTCACTGCACACTCTCAAATTTATCTACAACGGGACCATAGATCCTCGCCTCTTTGAAAAGATTTTAAATTATGCTGTTTCACATAACGTCAATGAATTACAGCTCAAAGGCACTTGTGATATTCAACAATTGCCATCTTGTTTCTTTTCATGTAACACATTAACATCTCTTCGCTTTAAAGTTTCCCCTAAAACTTTGAGCAAGAGAATATTATTTCCGAATTCTCTGAATTTGCCATCAGTGACCAGCTTGTATCTATGGCTTGTCTCCTTTCGTGGCGGAGATGATCCTTTTTCGGGGTTTACTAAGTTGAATAGTTTGATGCTTTCTGATTTTAAAATTCTTGGGGAACAAAATCTATCCATATCAAGTACCACGCTGGACAAATTAGAAATAGAAATGatgtttctttttgaaaattactACAAAATTGAGTTATCTACTCCAAATCTAA ATATGTGTATGAATCTTGAAATGGATTCCCCGGCTATACTTAGTTGGCTGATGGAGCTTACTGATATTGAATCATTGGCAATATCTTCAACTACTCTTCAG GTTCTCTCCTTAGTTCCTGATTTATTGAAGGTTAAGCTACCTTCCTTGTGTAACTTGAAGTCATTAAGAGTAAAAATGAAACGAATTTCATATTCATTATTCAAGGAGCAGCTGCCAACCAGGTCGAAGGAAGAATTTGCCAAGTTAAAAGAATCATTTAAAAAGGGTAGTTCGTCCATACCTGATGGAATAGTCGACTTTTTGCTTCAAAACTCACCTTCAGCTGAAGTTCTTATCATTAATTAG